The sequence below is a genomic window from Streptomyces sudanensis.
GACGGCGCGCGCGGCCGGGGTGCGCGCCTCGCCCGTGCCGAAGAACTCCCCCGCCTCGGTCACCGACATCGCGAGCACCTCGCTGATGTCCCTGCCGCCGAGCCGGTGTTCGAGCACCGACGCCTGGTACCGCTTCCCCTCGCAGTCCTCGCAGGTGGTCGCGGTGCCGGCCATCATCGCCAGGTCCGTGTAGAGGACGCCGGCGCCGTTGCACCGGGGGCAGGCGCCCTCGGAGTTGGCGCTGAACAGTGCCGGCTTCACGCCGTTGGCCTTGGCGAACGCCTTGCGGATCGGGTCGAGCAGGCCGGTGTACGTCGCCGGGTTGCTCCGCCGGGAGCCGCGGATCGGGGTCTGGTCGACCGACACCACGCCCGCGCCGTCGGACTCCGGCCCCCGGCCCGGCGACCCGTGCACCAGCGACCCGTGCACCAGCGAGCTCTTGCCGGAACCGGCGACTCCGGTGACGGCGACGAGCACCCCGAGCGGGATGTCGACGTCGACGCCGCGCAGGTTGTTCGCCGTCGCGCCGCGGATCCGGAGCGCGCCGGTGGGCTCGCGCACGGTCTTCTTGAGGGAGGCCCGGTCGCCGAGGTTGCGGCCGGTGACGGTGCCCGAGGCCCGCAGCTCCTCGACGGTGCCCTCGAAGCAGACGGTGCCGCCCGCCGCGCCGGCGCCGGGGCCGAGGTCGACGACGTGGTCGGCGATGGCGATCGTCTCCGGCTTGTGCTCCACGACGAGCACCGTGTTGCCCTTGTCCCGCAGCCGCAGCAGCAGGTCGTTCATCCGCTGGATGTCGTGGGGGTGCAGGCCGACGGTCGGCTCGTCGAAGACGTAGGTGACGTCGGTGAGCGAGGAGCCGAGGTGGCGGACCATCTTGACGCGCTGCGCCTCGCCGCCCGAGAGCGTGGCCGCCGGCCGGTCGAGCGCGAGGTAGCCCAGGCCGATCTCCACGAACGAGTCGAGGGTCCGCCGCAGCGCGGCCAGCAGCGGCGCCACGCCGGCGTACCCCCCGTCCGGGGAGTCCGGGGAGTCCGGGGAGTCCGGGGAGTCCGGTGCCTCCGGGGTGTCGTCGGGGGCGGGCTCGCCGAGGCCGCGGACCCATTCGGCCAGGTCGCTGATCTGCATGGCGCAGGCGTCGGCGATGTTCACGCCCCTGATCCGCGACGACCGGGCCGCCTCGTTGAGCCGGGTGCCGTCGCAGTCGGGGCAGGTGGTGAAGGTGACCGCCCGGTCCACGAACGCGCGGACGTGCGGCTGCATCACCTCCCGGTCCTTGGCGAGGAACGACTTCCGGACCCGCGGGATCAGCCCTTCGTACGTGAGGTTGGCGCCCCCGATCCTCACCTTGGTCGGCTCGCGGTGGAGGAAGTCGCGCAGCTCGGCCTCGGTGTAGTCGCGGATGGGCTTGTCCGGGTCGAGGAAGCCCGACTCGGCGAAGAGCCGCGTGTTCCAGCCCTTCTCCCCGTAGCCGGGGACGAGGATCGCGCCTTCGGCGAGCGATCTGGAGTCGTCGTAGAGCCGGGTCAGGTCGAAGTCGGTGACGGTGCCGCGGCCCTCGCAGCGGGCGCACATGCCGCCGGTGCGGGTGTAGGCCACCTTCACGGCCTTGCTGTCGCCGCGTTCGACGCTGATCGCGCCACTCGCCCGGACGGAGGGGAGGTTGAAGGCGAAGGCGCCGGGCGGGCCGACGTACGGCTGGCCGAGCCGGCTGAAGAGGATGCGCAGCATGGCGTTGGCGTCGGTGGCGGTGCCGACCGTGGAGCGGGGGTCGCCGCCCATCCGCTGCTGGTCGACGATGATCGCGGTCGTCAGCCCGTCGAGGACGTCGACGTCCGGTCGCGCCTGCGCCGGCATGAAGCCCTGCACGAAGGCGCTGTAGGTCTCGTTGATCAGCCGCTGGGACTCCGCGGCGATCGTGTCGAACACCAGGGAGCTCTTGCCCGACCCGGAGACGCCGGTGAACACCGTCAGCCGGCGCTTGGGGATCTCGACGCTGACGTTCCTGAGGTTGTTCTCGCGTGCGCCGTGCACGCGGATCAGGTCGTGGGTGTCGGCGACGTGCGGCGCGGACGGCGCGGCCGGCCGCGCGTCCGTCCTCGTGGGCTCGCTCATGGTGTCTCCCTGCTGTCGGCGGGGTGTCGCCGCCCGGGCCGGAGTCGGGGTCGGGTTCGGGTTCGGGTTCGGAGTCGAGGTCGGGACCGGTGGAATCGGAGGTGGCGGGGATGGGGGGTNNTGGGGTGAAGNTGGTGGGTGGGGTGGAGGCGGCGGGGGCCGGGGCCGCGTGCCGGCCCCACGGGGCCGTCCGTACGGGCCGCGGCCCCTGCCTCGGCCGTGGCTGCGGCCGCGGCCACGGCCACGGCCGAGGTCACCGGACGGTTCAGCGCAGTTCCTGGATGCGGACCAGGTTGCCCGCGGGGTCGCGGACGGCGCAGTCGCGCATGCCGTACGGCTGCTCGGTGGGCTCCTGGACGATCTCGGCGCCGCTCGCCTGGAGCCGCTCGAAGGTGGCGTCGAGGTCCTTGGTGGCCAGCAGGATCCAGCCGTAGGTGCCCTTGGCCATCATCTCGGTGACGGTGCGGCGCTCGTCGTCGGTGATGCCGGGGTCGGTGGCCGGCGGCGCCAGGAGGATGGAGGTGCCGGGCTGACCGGCGGGACCGACCGTGATCCAGCGCATCGTGCCCTGGCCGACGTCGTTGCGGACCTCGAAGCCGAGGGTGTCGCGGTAGAAGGCCAGGGAGGCGTCCGGGTCGTCGTGGGGGAGGAAGCTCGCGTGAATGGTGATGTCCATGGGCTTCACGCTAGGCGCGGCTCCGCGGCCCGCGCTTCTCGATTCCTGACCGGTCTGGTCACCTGCTTCACCAGGCAGTGCGGGACCCCCGCCGTCGTGCGCGCCGCCCGGCGGCGGTAGGCGCCGGGCGGCATGCCGACCAGTTCGGTGAAGCGGGTGGTGAAGGTGCCCAGCGACGAGCAGCCGACCGCGAAGCAGACCTCGGTGACGCTGAGGTCGCCCCGGCGCAGCAGCGCCATCGCACGCTCGATGCGCCGCGTCATCAGGTAGGCGTACGGCGGTTCGCCGTAGGCGAGCCGGAACTGGCGGCTGAGGTGCCCGGCCGACATGTTCACACCGCGAGCGAGCGCCTCGACGTCCAGCGGCTGCGCGTACTCCCGGTCGATCCGGTCACGGACGCGGCGCAGCCGGACGAGATCGTTCAAGTTCTGTGCTGCGGCTGGCCTATTGCTCACACATACGATCGTTTCACACCGCGGCGGGGCGTGCGGCGGGCCGCCGGGACCGCGTACCGGCCGGGCGCCTGCCGACCCGGAGCGGTGCGGACCGGGGGCGTCGGTACGGACCGGCGGGGGCCGGACGGGGCCGGTGGGGTATGGCTCGGGGCCGGTGGGGTACGGNNCGCGGGCGGGTGAGGTACGGCGCGGGGCGGGTGGTCAGTCCGGGTGCACGTCGCTGCGGCGGTCCGAGGCGGGCCAGACGTACGGCAGGTCGTCGGGCACGTCGGGGAAGACCTCGGCGTAGGCGGCCGGCTCCTTGCGCACCAGGGCCGAGCGGTGGCTGCGGTGGAAGGCGTCGTCGCCGAGCCAGGGGGGCAGCTCCCCGGCGGCCGCCAGGTCCGCCTGGCAGCGCACCGGCGCGTGGGGGTGGAGCGCGGCGAAGCCGGAGACGAGGGAGGCGGCGCAACTGTCCTGGTGACCCCGCTCGCGCCACACCCTGCACACCTCCAGGCCGTACCGGACCAGCGCCTCCTCGTACCCGGTCCACATCCGCACCGCCGGGTGCCGGCGCCAGCCGTAACCGGGCACGGTGAGCCCCCGCAGCACCTGCAGCGCCTCGACCCGCTGCTTGCCGAGCCGGCGGCGGTCCAGGGCGAGCGCGGAGGAGTGGAAGTCGGGGTACGGCAGGAAGGTCTGCATCACTCGCCCTTCG
It includes:
- a CDS encoding VOC family protein, with protein sequence MDITIHASFLPHDDPDASLAFYRDTLGFEVRNDVGQGTMRWITVGPAGQPGTSILLAPPATDPGITDDERRTVTEMMAKGTYGWILLATKDLDATFERLQASGAEIVQEPTEQPYGMRDCAVRDPAGNLVRIQELR
- a CDS encoding MSMEG_6728 family protein — its product is MQTFLPYPDFHSSALALDRRRLGKQRVEALQVLRGLTVPGYGWRRHPAVRMWTGYEEALVRYGLEVCRVWRERGHQDSCAASLVSGFAALHPHAPVRCQADLAAAGELPPWLGDDAFHRSHRSALVRKEPAAYAEVFPDVPDDLPYVWPASDRRSDVHPD
- a CDS encoding ATP-binding cassette domain-containing protein is translated as MSEPTRTDARPAAPSAPHVADTHDLIRVHGARENNLRNVSVEIPKRRLTVFTGVSGSGKSSLVFDTIAAESQRLINETYSAFVQGFMPAQARPDVDVLDGLTTAIIVDQQRMGGDPRSTVGTATDANAMLRILFSRLGQPYVGPPGAFAFNLPSVRASGAISVERGDSKAVKVAYTRTGGMCARCEGRGTVTDFDLTRLYDDSRSLAEGAILVPGYGEKGWNTRLFAESGFLDPDKPIRDYTEAELRDFLHREPTKVRIGGANLTYEGLIPRVRKSFLAKDREVMQPHVRAFVDRAVTFTTCPDCDGTRLNEAARSSRIRGVNIADACAMQISDLAEWVRGLGEPAPDDTPEAPDSPDSPDSPDSPDGGYAGVAPLLAALRRTLDSFVEIGLGYLALDRPAATLSGGEAQRVKMVRHLGSSLTDVTYVFDEPTVGLHPHDIQRMNDLLLRLRDKGNTVLVVEHKPETIAIADHVVDLGPGAGAAGGTVCFEGTVEELRASGTVTGRNLGDRASLKKTVREPTGALRIRGATANNLRGVDVDIPLGVLVAVTGVAGSGKSSLVHGSLVHGSPGRGPESDGAGVVSVDQTPIRGSRRSNPATYTGLLDPIRKAFAKANGVKPALFSANSEGACPRCNGAGVLYTDLAMMAGTATTCEDCEGKRYQASVLEHRLGGRDISEVLAMSVTEAGEFFGTGEARTPAARAVLDRLADVGLGYLTLGQPLTTLSGGERQRLKLATHMAGDGGIYVLDEPTTGLHLADVGQLLGLLDRLVDSGKSVIVVEHHQAVMAHADWIVDLGPGAGHDGGRIVFEGTPADLVAARSTLTGEHLAAYVGT
- a CDS encoding helix-turn-helix transcriptional regulator; protein product: MSNRPAAAQNLNDLVRLRRVRDRIDREYAQPLDVEALARGVNMSAGHLSRQFRLAYGEPPYAYLMTRRIERAMALLRRGDLSVTEVCFAVGCSSLGTFTTRFTELVGMPPGAYRRRAARTTAGVPHCLVKQVTRPVRNREARAAEPRLA